The genomic region ACAGAGGTTCACAAAGGACACAGAGATCATATTCACCACAGAGGTTCACAAAGGACACAGAGATCATATTCACCACAGAGGTTCACAAAGGACACAGAGGCTTTTTATTTCCTAGGGGGGCTTCGCCCCCTGAGAGACCTTCCTTCTACCCATTATAAATGAGATTCTTTCTTATTGTGCGTCTTCCATTTTATACTAAATCCATTTATTATACTAAATAATTGTATATCAAATGATTAGCCTATTAAAGATTGAGGGGGTCTCCGAGGGGGGCTTCGCCCCCCTCGGAAATAAAAAGCCTCTGTGTCCTCTGTGAACCTCTGTGGTGAATATGATCTCTGTGTCCTTTGTGAACCTCTGTGGTTTAAATTTACCCTCTATAGCCTCTGTGGTGTTATATGACGAAGCCAGTCTCGGATTTTGGCTTAATGCGCAACACGATGTAGCCCTTCATCCTCGACTTCGAGAGGCTGACAACCTCACGCATATAGACGCCCTCATCAAAGCGAACGTTAAGGATTGTATCCTTATACTCGTCATATGGGAGCTTAATTCTCGCGCCGTTAAGGTTAAGGGTGACAGGGGTGGGGGATATGCTATCCTGGATATCCGGAACCTGCTTCTCGATCTCTGCCTTTACGCGGGGCGGGCTAACGCTCAATGGGTCCTTATCAAACTCGGCCCTGCGCTCATCCAATACTTTACCAATGGCGGCCACTATGGCGTCCATGCGAGCGGTCTCATCCTTTTGCCTTAGACGGTGCATCATACGGCCCAGGCCGCCCACGTAGGCTTCACAACCAGGAACCTCCGACGCCTCCATCATGGGGCCACCAGCTACTACGATCGGCACCTCAATATCCTGGAACAGCTTCGTCTTCTCCCTGATACACTCCCTAAAGTTACCATATAAGAACAAGGCGGCATCGTGCTCGTTGATGAGGTCAACCTCCTTAGCGGTAAGCTGAGCCAGCCTCTTGCCAACGCCCCTTGCAAGGCCAATCATGTTAGTCTTAGAGCCGGAACGCCTCAAGTACTCTGCTATGTCGCATGCCAGGTGAGGCAGATGCTGATATGCAAGTGTGGGAGTGACCACCGCGACCTCTGCGCCCGCGAGGGGTGCCTTTGTCAGCTTAGCCAGCAGTTCCCTGGCCTTAGCCTCTACAACGGGGATATCGGCATTCGGGACCAGCACGACCATTATAACGTCAAGCTGCAAAACGTTCTTCTGAAGTATATAGCCGCCCAGGTCCTCCACTAATTCTTCGAACTCCTCGTGCTTGTAAAGGCCGCCCTGAAATATGAATGGCTCCATCGTTATGCCCCTATGCTACCCCTCAGTTTTTTACACATCTCCACCCATTCCGGCTTGATGGGGTCCTCGGAAGCGATGAAGGCCAGCGTGTGCTCGTCAATGTAATGCTTCCTGACCCTAAAGCCCTCTGGCGTGATCCGCAGCAGCGCGTCTATGACGTTCTTC from Methanocella conradii HZ254 harbors:
- a CDS encoding methanogenesis marker 7 protein; its protein translation is MEPFIFQGGLYKHEEFEELVEDLGGYILQKNVLQLDVIMVVLVPNADIPVVEAKARELLAKLTKAPLAGAEVAVVTPTLAYQHLPHLACDIAEYLRRSGSKTNMIGLARGVGKRLAQLTAKEVDLINEHDAALFLYGNFRECIREKTKLFQDIEVPIVVAGGPMMEASEVPGCEAYVGGLGRMMHRLRQKDETARMDAIVAAIGKVLDERRAEFDKDPLSVSPPRVKAEIEKQVPDIQDSISPTPVTLNLNGARIKLPYDEYKDTILNVRFDEGVYMREVVSLSKSRMKGYIVLRIKPKSETGFVI